In Litoribrevibacter albus, a single window of DNA contains:
- the rpmI gene encoding 50S ribosomal protein L35, translating into MPKMKTKRGAAKRFKKTANGFKHRQSHTSHILTKKSTKRKRQLRPKHQVEKSDLKLVQRMVPFA; encoded by the coding sequence ATGCCTAAAATGAAAACTAAGCGCGGTGCAGCTAAGCGCTTTAAAAAGACTGCGAACGGTTTCAAACACCGTCAATCTCATACCAGTCACATTTTGACTAAGAAGAGTACTAAGCGTAAGCGTCAACTTCGTCCTAAGCATCAGGTTGAAAAGTCTGATTTGAAGTTGGTTCAACGTATGGTTCCTTTCGCGTAA
- the pheS gene encoding phenylalanine--tRNA ligase subunit alpha, whose protein sequence is MENLKPLVEQALNAVKESDNAQALDQIRVQYLGKKGELTQLLKGLGTLSAEERPQAGAKINEAKQEVQQAINERKDTLQAEELNKKLACETIDVTLPGRGQSVGSIHPVTRTLERIESFFAKVGFNVEQGPEIEDDYHNFEALNIPGHHPARAMHDTFYFDANTLLRTHTSPVQVRTMESSEPPIRIICPGRVYRCDSDMTHTPMFHQVEGLYVDKQVSFADLKSLIEDFLKVFFERDLAVRFRPSYFPFTEPSAEVDIEWGRNPDGSIKWLEVMGCGMVHPKVFEASGIDSKEYSGFAFGLGVERLTMLRYGVNDLRMFFENDMKFLNQFK, encoded by the coding sequence ATGGAGAATTTGAAGCCCCTCGTAGAGCAGGCATTAAATGCAGTTAAAGAGTCTGATAATGCTCAGGCTTTAGATCAAATTCGTGTTCAGTACTTGGGTAAAAAAGGTGAGCTTACCCAGTTGTTGAAGGGCTTGGGTACCTTGAGTGCTGAAGAGCGCCCTCAAGCGGGTGCCAAAATTAATGAAGCGAAACAAGAAGTTCAGCAAGCAATTAATGAGCGAAAAGATACGTTACAAGCTGAGGAGCTTAATAAGAAGCTCGCTTGTGAGACGATCGATGTAACCCTTCCAGGGCGTGGCCAGTCCGTTGGTAGTATCCATCCTGTAACTCGTACGTTAGAGAGAATTGAGTCATTCTTTGCCAAGGTTGGATTTAATGTCGAGCAGGGCCCAGAAATTGAAGATGATTATCATAACTTCGAAGCCTTAAATATCCCTGGTCATCACCCAGCACGTGCAATGCATGATACCTTCTATTTTGATGCTAACACTTTGTTGCGTACCCATACCTCGCCAGTGCAGGTACGTACCATGGAAAGCTCTGAACCGCCAATTCGGATTATCTGTCCAGGTCGAGTATATCGTTGTGACTCTGATATGACGCACACACCGATGTTCCATCAGGTTGAAGGGCTATATGTTGATAAGCAAGTGAGTTTTGCAGACCTGAAAAGTTTGATTGAAGACTTCCTGAAGGTGTTTTTTGAAAGAGATTTGGCCGTTCGTTTCCGTCCCTCTTACTTCCCGTTTACTGAACCCTCTGCGGAAGTGGACATTGAGTGGGGCCGTAACCCAGATGGCAGCATCAAATGGTTGGAAGTTATGGGCTGCGGAATGGTTCATCCAAAAGTATTTGAAGCATCGGGTATTGATTCAAAAGAATACTCAGGCTTTGCCTTTGGTTTAGGTGTAGAGCGTCTGACGATGTTGAGATATGGCGTAAACGATCTACGTATGTTCTTTGAAAATGATATGAAGTTCTTAAATCAATTTAAGTAA
- the rplT gene encoding 50S ribosomal protein L20, translating into MPRVKRGVQARRRHKKILKQAKGYYGARSRVFRVAKQAVIKAGQYAYRDRRQRKRQFRALWIARINAGARLNGLSYSRFISGLKKSNVEIDRKILADLAVNDKVAFTALVEKAKTALA; encoded by the coding sequence ATGCCTCGCGTAAAACGTGGTGTTCAGGCGCGTCGTCGTCACAAGAAGATTCTTAAGCAAGCAAAAGGTTACTACGGTGCTCGTAGCCGTGTATTCCGTGTTGCTAAACAAGCAGTAATCAAAGCAGGTCAATATGCTTACCGTGACCGTCGTCAGCGTAAGCGTCAATTCCGTGCGTTGTGGATTGCTCGTATCAATGCAGGTGCTCGTTTGAATGGTCTGTCTTACAGCCGTTTCATCTCTGGCCTTAAAAAGTCAAACGTTGAAATCGACCGTAAGATTCTTGCTGACTTGGCTGTAAATGACAAAGTTGCATTTACTGCGCTTGTTGAGAAAGCAAAGACTGCATTGGCATAA
- the infC gene encoding translation initiation factor IF-3 encodes MAIRNPRARGGKEQQAPINENIRAKEVRLIGADGEQVGVVSINEALSAASEAELDLVQISDGDPIVCKVMDYGKKLYEDKQRQKAAKKKQQQTQLKEMKFRPGTEEGDYQVKLRNLVRFLEKGDKAKISLRYRGREMAHQDIGMQLMLRLEKDLEEFGTVEQRPKMEGRQMTMVLAPKKKK; translated from the coding sequence ATGGCAATTAGAAATCCAAGAGCACGTGGCGGTAAAGAACAACAAGCTCCTATCAATGAAAATATCCGCGCGAAAGAAGTTCGACTAATTGGAGCAGACGGTGAGCAGGTGGGTGTAGTCTCAATTAATGAGGCGTTAAGTGCAGCATCTGAGGCCGAACTAGATTTAGTACAGATTTCCGATGGTGATCCGATCGTATGTAAGGTCATGGATTACGGAAAGAAATTGTACGAAGATAAGCAGCGACAAAAAGCGGCGAAGAAAAAGCAGCAACAGACGCAGCTTAAAGAAATGAAGTTCCGTCCTGGCACTGAAGAAGGGGATTATCAGGTAAAACTACGCAACCTGGTACGTTTCCTTGAGAAGGGGGATAAAGCCAAGATATCTCTGAGATATCGTGGTCGCGAAATGGCGCACCAGGACATCGGTATGCAGTTGATGTTAAGACTTGAAAAAGATCTTGAAGAATTCGGCACCGTAGAACAGCGCCCTAAGATGGAAGGTCGTCAAATGACGATGGTCTTAGCCCCTAAGAAGAAGAAATAG
- the pheT gene encoding phenylalanine--tRNA ligase subunit beta has protein sequence MKFSESWLREWVNPSIDTAELMHQLTMAGLEVDGHEAVAGEFSGVVVGQILSFDRHPDADKLNVCVVDTGDEAPSQIVCGAPNVKQGMKIPVAKVGAVLPGNFKIKKAKLRGVESFGMCCAEEELGLSDSSDGLMELREDAPVGTCFREYMGLDDVAIDVDLTPNRGDCLSIAGLAREVGTLTRTAVTTPEILAVEAVSQDVRGVTLEAPSACPRYAGRVVKNVDVKAATPIWIQEKLRRSGIRSIDPIVDITNFVLLELGQPMHAFDLNKLEGDIRVRMSEAGEKLTLLDGQEVELTDGTLVIADQKSVLAMAGVMGGEASSVTSETKDILFEAAYFDQIAIAGKARSYGLHTDSSHRFERGVDFKLQEKAIERATQLLVEIAGGEPGPVFVEENTESVPAERKVVLASQKVESLLGLKISDSEIEEILTRLGLVVSEKIDAGWVFEVPSYRFDISIEEDLIEEVGRIYGYNNLPRTLPVADMQLLSEPEVISPLSSVRAQLVSSGYQEAITYSFIEPKLQKLFDPEIEPKALANPISADMAVMRTSLLPGLAKALQYNAKRQQSRIRLFETGQVFIPQEDQLRQVDHIAGVVYGARLPERWNSGKESVDFFDVKGDIEAILGITGALDSIAFEPASDNAAFHPGQTAKLMKGEQLVGYVGTIHPNVGKLAELPGTVIAFELELGLILEGNIPEFKDISKFPEVRRDLAVIVDESVNVSKIKKCIEQNSGEFMNSLSIFDVYQGKGIEEGHKSIALGLTWQHPERTLNDEEINQCVESIVNALDQEYQAKLRS, from the coding sequence ATGAAATTCAGTGAAAGTTGGTTAAGAGAATGGGTTAATCCTTCCATTGATACAGCAGAGTTGATGCATCAGTTAACCATGGCTGGTTTGGAAGTCGATGGTCATGAAGCGGTTGCTGGTGAGTTTAGTGGGGTCGTGGTAGGACAGATTCTGTCTTTTGATCGTCATCCTGATGCAGATAAGCTGAACGTATGTGTTGTTGATACTGGCGACGAAGCTCCAAGCCAGATCGTTTGTGGTGCACCTAATGTTAAACAGGGGATGAAAATCCCAGTGGCAAAAGTGGGTGCGGTACTGCCGGGTAATTTCAAAATTAAGAAGGCTAAACTGCGTGGTGTAGAGTCTTTCGGTATGTGTTGCGCGGAAGAAGAGTTGGGTCTTTCTGATAGCTCTGATGGTTTGATGGAACTGCGAGAAGATGCGCCTGTAGGAACTTGTTTCCGTGAATATATGGGCCTGGATGATGTCGCGATTGATGTGGATCTGACTCCAAATCGTGGTGATTGCCTGAGTATTGCAGGTTTGGCCCGTGAAGTAGGTACATTGACGCGTACAGCAGTTACTACGCCAGAAATTCTTGCAGTTGAGGCGGTTAGCCAGGATGTGCGTGGTGTTACTTTGGAGGCGCCTTCTGCATGCCCTCGTTATGCCGGACGCGTTGTTAAGAATGTCGATGTAAAGGCTGCCACGCCAATCTGGATACAAGAAAAATTGCGTCGTAGTGGTATTCGTAGCATTGACCCTATTGTTGATATCACCAACTTTGTGTTGCTTGAGCTTGGTCAGCCGATGCACGCGTTTGATTTGAATAAGTTGGAAGGTGATATCCGGGTTCGTATGTCAGAAGCGGGCGAGAAGCTTACTTTGCTGGATGGTCAAGAAGTAGAGTTAACCGACGGTACTTTGGTTATTGCTGATCAGAAATCGGTATTGGCGATGGCCGGTGTTATGGGTGGGGAAGCCTCTTCTGTGACATCTGAGACGAAAGATATTCTTTTTGAAGCGGCTTATTTTGATCAGATTGCCATTGCTGGTAAGGCGCGCTCCTATGGTCTTCATACGGATTCATCACATCGATTCGAGCGCGGTGTAGACTTTAAGTTACAGGAAAAGGCAATTGAGCGTGCGACTCAATTATTGGTTGAAATTGCAGGTGGTGAGCCTGGTCCGGTGTTTGTTGAAGAAAACACTGAATCCGTACCGGCAGAGCGAAAAGTTGTTCTGGCTTCACAAAAAGTTGAGTCATTACTCGGACTGAAAATTTCCGATTCAGAGATTGAAGAAATTCTTACTCGTTTGGGCTTGGTTGTTTCTGAGAAAATCGATGCTGGTTGGGTATTTGAAGTGCCAAGTTATCGATTCGATATTAGTATCGAAGAAGACTTGATTGAGGAGGTGGGTCGTATATATGGCTATAACAATCTTCCTCGAACTTTGCCTGTTGCTGATATGCAGTTGCTGTCTGAGCCGGAAGTTATTTCTCCGTTGTCCAGTGTTCGTGCTCAGTTAGTAAGTTCTGGTTATCAAGAGGCAATTACCTATAGCTTTATTGAGCCAAAACTTCAGAAGCTGTTTGATCCTGAGATTGAACCGAAAGCATTAGCAAATCCTATTTCGGCAGATATGGCGGTTATGCGCACAAGTTTGCTACCAGGTTTGGCTAAGGCGCTGCAATACAATGCAAAACGTCAACAAAGCCGTATTCGCTTGTTTGAAACAGGACAGGTATTTATCCCTCAGGAAGATCAACTTCGTCAGGTAGATCATATTGCTGGTGTTGTATATGGTGCGCGACTTCCTGAGCGCTGGAATAGTGGTAAAGAAAGTGTTGATTTCTTTGATGTGAAGGGTGATATCGAAGCAATTCTGGGAATTACTGGGGCTTTGGATTCTATAGCTTTTGAACCGGCTTCTGATAATGCTGCCTTTCATCCTGGTCAGACGGCTAAGTTGATGAAGGGAGAACAGCTGGTAGGTTATGTCGGTACAATTCACCCTAATGTCGGTAAATTGGCGGAATTACCTGGAACGGTAATTGCTTTTGAATTAGAACTGGGATTAATTTTAGAGGGTAATATCCCTGAATTTAAAGATATTTCTAAATTCCCGGAAGTTCGCAGAGATTTGGCTGTGATAGTTGATGAATCTGTAAATGTGTCTAAGATTAAGAAGTGCATTGAACAGAATTCAGGCGAATTCATGAATTCATTGTCCATTTTCGATGTCTATCAAGGCAAAGGTATTGAGGAAGGTCATAAGAGTATTGCGTTGGGCTTGACTTGGCAGCACCCAGAGCGCACGCTAAATGACGAGGAAATTAATCAGTGTGTTGAATCAATCGTCAACGCATTAGATCAAGAGTATCAAGCCAAGCTAAGGAGTTAG